One Brassica napus cultivar Da-Ae chromosome A1, Da-Ae, whole genome shotgun sequence genomic region harbors:
- the LOC106376542 gene encoding probable tRNA N6-adenosine threonylcarbamoyltransferase isoform X1, with product MKRKIAIGFEGSANKIGVGIVTSDGTILANPRHTYITPPGHGFLPRETAHHHLDHVLPLVKSALETSQLTPEDIDCICYTKGPGMGAPLQVSAIVVRVLSQLWKKPIVGVNHCVAHIEMGRVVTGADDPVVLYVSGGNTQVIAYSEGRYRIFGETIDIAVGNCLDRFARVLNLSNDPSPGYNIEQLAKKGNNFIDLPYAVKGMDVSFSGILSYIETTAEEKLKNNECTPADLCYSLQETLFAMLVEITERAMAHCDKKDVLIVGGVGCNERLQDMMRTMCSERDGRLFATDDRYCIDNGAMIAYTGLLEFVNGIETPLEETTFMQRFRTDEVHAVWREKEVMVRGDKSVAAAK from the exons ATGAAGAGAAAGATAGCTATAGGTTTCGAAGGTTCAGCCAACAAGATCGGTGTCGGAATCGTGACGTCAGACGGCACAATCCTAGCCAACCCTCGCCACACGTACATAACCCCACCCGGTCACGGTTTCCTCCCTAGAGAGACAGCGCATCACCACCTCGACCACGTTCTTCCTCTAGTCAAATCAGCTCTCGAAACATCCCAACTCACCCCCGAAGATATCGACTGCATCTGCTACACCAAAGGCCCCGGGATGGGAGCGCCGTTGCAAGTCTCGGCCATTGTCGTTAGAGTGCTGTCGCAGCTCTGGAAGAAGCCTATCGTCGGTGTGAATCACTGCGTGGCTCATATCGAGATGGGGAGGGTTGTTACCGGTGCTGATGATCCTGTTGTGTTGTATGTGAGTGGTGGGAACACTCAGGTGATTGCTTATAGTGAAGGGAGGTATAGGATTTTTGGGGAGACTATTGATATTGCTGTTGGTAATTGCTTGGACCGGTTCGCTAGAGTTTTGAATTTGTCTAATGATCCGAGTCCTGGGTATAACATCGAGCAG ctTGCGAAGAAAGGAAACAACTTTATTGATCTCCCGTATGCTGTTAAGGGAATGGATGTTTCATTCAGTGGGATATTGAGTTATATCGAAACTACTGCGGAGGAGAAGCTCAAGAACAATGAGTGCACACCAGCTGACTTGTGCTATTCTCTTCAA GAGACGTTGTTTGCGATGTTGGTTGAGATAACGGAACGAGCGATGGCTCATTGCGACAAGAAAGACGTTTTGATAGTTGGTGGAGTCGGGTGTAACGAGCGTTTGCAGGACATGATGAGGACTATGTGTTCTGAACGTGACGGTAGGCTTTTTGCAACGGATGATCGTTACTGTATTGATAATGGAGCGATGATTGCTTACACGGGTCTACTTGAGTTTGTTAATGGTATTGAAACGCCGTTAGAAGAGACTACCTTTATGCAGCGGTTTCGCACGGACGAGGTTCATGCGGTGTGGCGAGAGAAGGAGGTTATGGTACGTGGAGATAAGAGCGTTGCTGCTGCTAAGTGA
- the LOC106440951 gene encoding somatic embryogenesis receptor kinase 4, with amino-acid sequence MDALHATLLVLLSIFLSTSPPVQGNAELRALMELKSSLDPENNLLQSWTLNGDPCDGSFEGIACNQHLKVANISLQGKRLAGKLSPAVAELKCLSGLYLHYNSLSGEIPQEITNLTELSDLYLNVNNFSGEIPAGIGSMVGLQVMDLCCNSLTGKIPKSIGSLKKLSVLSLQHNKLTGEVPWSLGNLSTLSRIDLSFNDLSGTIPKTLANIPQLDTLDLRNNTLSGFVPPGLEKLSERFQFENNTGLCGIGFPSLRACSAFDDSTIEVKQPQGEKDTDKSTLHNISDSVYLKSHCNQTHCHKPSSKLPQVALISSVITVTITLFGAGLLTFLRYRRRKQKISNTAEISEGRLSTDQQKDFRASPLMSLAYTKEWDPLGDSRNGAEFSQEPHHLFVVNSSFRFNLEEVESATQCFSEANLLSRNSFTSVFKGVLRDGSLVAIRSINISSCKNEEVEFMNGLKLLSSMSHENLVKLRGFCCSRGRGECFLIYDFASKGKLSSFLDLQESETGRVLAWPARVSIIKGIAKGIAYLHGSDQEKKHAIVHRNISVEKILLDEQFNPLIADSGLHNLLADDLVFSALKTSAAMGYLAPEYVTTGRFTEKTDVFAFGVIILQILSGKLMLTSSLRIAAENGEHCGFIDEHLGEGFDITEAVALARMGISCTQEIPNNRPNIESLLREINCMKSE; translated from the exons ATGGATGCCTTACATGCCACGTTACTTGTTCTTCTCTCAATCTTTCTCTCAACTTCACCTCCTGTTCAAGGAAACGCCGAGCTGAGAGCTCTAATGGAGCTCAAATCGTCCCTTGACCCCGAGAACAACCTTCTCCAGTCATGGACGTTAAACGGCGACCCATGCGACGGATCTTTCGAAGGAATCGCTTGCAACCAGCATCTGAAAGTCGCCAACATATCTTTACAAGGGAAACGCCTAGCCGGGAAACTATCTCCGGCCGTCGCAGAGCTCAAATGCTTGTCTGGTCTTTACTTACACTACAATAGTCTCTCCGGAGAGATACCTCAAGAGATCACAAATCTCACTGAGTTGTCAGATCTTTATCTCAATGTTAATAACTTCTCCGGCGAGATTCCGGCAGGAATCGGCTCCATGGTAGGCTTGCAAG TTATGGATCTATGCTGCAACAGCTTAACAGGGAAGATACCAAAGAGCATTGGTTCCTTGAAGAAGCTAAGTGTTCTGTCTCTGCAACACAACAAACTAACCGGAGAGGTTCCTTGGAGTTTAGGCAACTTGAGTACGTTGAGTAGGATTGATTTGAGCTTCAACGATCTTTCAGGAACAATCCCAAAAACCCTAGCCAACATTCCTCAGCTTGATACTCTTGACTTGCGCAACAATACTCTCTCTGGCTTTGTTCCTCCTG GTCTCGAGAAGTTGAGTGAGAGATTCCAGTTTGAGAACAACACTGGTTTATGTGGGATCGGTTTTCCTTCTTTGAGAGCTTGTTCTGCTTTTGATGATTCAACCATCGAAGTCAAGCAGCCTCAGGGTGAAAAGGACACTGATAAGTCAACTCTTCATAACATTTCAGACTCTGTCTATCTCAAAAGTCATTGCAACCAAACACATTGTCATAAACCCTCATCAAAACTCCCACAAGTTGCTTTGATCTCAAGTGTCATCACCGTCACTATAACTCTGTTTGGTGCTGGTTTATTAACCTTCTTACGCTACAGGAGAAGGAAGCAGAAGATTAGTAACACAGCAGAGATTTCAGAGGGAAGACTCAGCACAGATCAACAAAAAGACTTTCGAGCATCGCCTCTTATGAGTCTTGCCTACACCAAAGAATGGGACCCCCTTGGAGACAGCAGAAACGGAGCTGAGTTCTCACAAGAGCCTCATCATCTCTTTGTTGTTAACAGCAGTTTCAGGTTTAACCTAGAAGAGGTTGAATCAGCAACACAATGCTTTTCAGAAGCTAACCTATTGAGCAGGAACAGCTTTACCTCGGTGTTCAAAGGAGTCCTCAGAGATGGTTCTCTGGTAGCTATCAGGAGCATCAACATAAGCAGTTGCAAGAACGAGGAAGTCGAGTTCATGAACGGTCTGAAGCTTTTGTCCTCCATGTCACACGAAAACTTAGTGAAGCTGCGTGGCTTCTGCTGTTCTAGAGGCAGAGGAGAGTGCTTCCTCATCTATGATTTCGCTTCGAAAGGAAAGCTCTCGAGTTTTCTTGACTTGCAAGAAAGCGAAACCGGTCGGGTTCTTGCTTGGCCCGCAAGAGTCTCTATCATCAAAGGGATTGCAAAAGGTATTGCTTACTTACATGGAAGTGATCAAGAGAAGAAGCATGCTATTGTTCATCGAAACATATCGGTCGAGAAGATCCTACTAGATGAGCAGTTCAACCCGTTGATCGCTGACTCAGGTCTTCACAACCTTTTAGCAGACGATTTGGTCTTCTCAGCACTCAAAACAAGTGCAGCAATGGGATACTTAGCTCCAGAGTACGTTACAACCGGAAGATTCACGGAGAAAACCGACGTGTTCGCCTTTGGAGTCATCATTCTCCAAATACTCTCTGGCAAGCTCATGCTTACAAGCTCACTGAGGATTGCTGCTGAAAATGGAGAGCATTGTGGATTCATTGATGAACATCTCGGTGAAGGGTTTGATATAACAGAGGCGG